The following is a genomic window from Elaeis guineensis isolate ETL-2024a chromosome 10, EG11, whole genome shotgun sequence.
GTTCTCAACCTAAAAATACCTTTTCTCCAGGTCCAACTTCTCCCAATCCTTCACAAATTAttaacaaatttttatttcttatccaACCAAGTCTTCCTAATTGTACAACTTTATGTCCCAAAAATCATCAGTTTCTCAGAATACATCAAGAACAGTTGGAGCCAGTTAAATAAAAATTTGTAAACTTCGAATCCGATTGAGAAGTAATGAGCAAGCACTAATCCAGCAAAAAAAAGAGAGTGAAATATTGCATGAATGAGATTTGTGAAGAACATCAATTACCTTTATCCACTTCGAGCTCCACAGAGTCCAATTCCATCTCCAGCTTCGTCACTATATCCTGCACATGATCCACATGCGTATCGATAATATGCACGACCAAATTCGACACCGTCTTGGGCACCGGGTTGTCGGCCTCCTCCGAGTGATTCATCGTCAACAAGAACTCCAGCACATGCTCCGGAATCACAAAACTCCCACTCCCACCCTTCTCCCCATCGCCTCCCACGCTCGGAATCTCCGACAGCAGCGACCGCCCCGTCGGCGAGAACCCCAGCCTCGGCACCCTCCCGAGCGACACCGTGACGACCGAGTTCTCCGTCACCCTCGCCGCAAGCCGGAGCGTGAAATTGCTCTCCGCCGGGCCCGGGGAGTTCACCCGGAAGACCAACGCGCCATCGACGTGGCCGCAGAAGGGGCCATTGCTGACCAACGTTAGGATGTCGTTGAGCTTTAACGGCGGGCAGAGGACGTCGATGAGGTATTGAGTGGAGACCGCTAGCTTCTGGTTTCCTTTGGGTAGCTCGACGTGGTACCAGTAGAACTCTCCGCCGTTGCCGCTGCCGCTGCCGTTGGCTTCTGTGAGGTCCCATTCTTTGGTGGAGTAGTTGCCGAGGCCGTCGAAGCGGTAGGCGCGCTGCTTGACGGCGCCGGGGAAGTGGGAGCGAGGGAGACGCGCCTCTTTGGTGGTGGAAGTCGCATCGGAAGGCATGTACTCGTCGCCGGTGTTTCCGTATTCGCCGCCGGCCAGATCCATCGAAACAAGAAGGGCAAGAACGGGGGTTGGAAGCAGACAGAAGAAAGTCAAGGGGATTTGTTTGGTCATTGAATTGGAGGTGGTTGCAACGAGACGGAGTCTTTGCCTGACTGGGGAGATATTAAAAAGGAGATACGAGTTGGAATCGGATTGGGTTTATGATATAATAACATTTTTTGCGGAGCAAGGAGAACATGACTTTGGGGCGGTTGTATGATATTGCGGACCCAGGACACTCGGCGGTTTGGGTTGGTGATTAGGGATCCAAGT
Proteins encoded in this region:
- the LOC105059806 gene encoding uncharacterized protein: MTKQIPLTFFCLLPTPVLALLVSMDLAGGEYGNTGDEYMPSDATSTTKEARLPRSHFPGAVKQRAYRFDGLGNYSTKEWDLTEANGSGSGNGGEFYWYHVELPKGNQKLAVSTQYLIDVLCPPLKLNDILTLVSNGPFCGHVDGALVFRVNSPGPAESNFTLRLAARVTENSVVTVSLGRVPRLGFSPTGRSLLSEIPSVGGDGEKGGSGSFVIPEHVLEFLLTMNHSEEADNPVPKTVSNLVVHIIDTHVDHVQDIVTKLEMELDSVELEVDKGGSSLKKQMLDDRRFPKMHLNLQRLLQVVSHGEQVFLRVKEKCATKSWFASEDIVALEELIGRLRRLKENLGFITNRVTAVQAGLDSWQSEQINRKLYYLSFLSMIFLPLSIVTGIFGMNVGGVPWTNQRDPELKDGFINVMIVCAVILFLLLCCFSFPSLYTRVSAWRRQRALRKSWSINRKSFLRRTLDGGLQRGDYTRI